From a single Drosophila sulfurigaster albostrigata strain 15112-1811.04 chromosome 3, ASM2355843v2, whole genome shotgun sequence genomic region:
- the LOC133842987 gene encoding tyramine/octopamine receptor, with amino-acid sequence MPSADQILFINVTTTVAAAALTAAAAVNSPPEASTVAARAAAATGNGRSAAEAASVETAATSPTATATTTVAAALAANLSGSLVDSLTTSTTTATTTAATIVESTQECGATAMEEFQGSILGLQLAVPEWEALLTALVLSIIIVLTIIGNILVILSVFTYKPLRIVQNFFIVSLAVADLTVALLVLPFNVAYSILGRWEFGIHLCKLWLTCDVLCCTSSILNLCAIALDRYWAITDPINYAQKRTVGRVLLLISGVWLLSLLISSPPLIGWNDWPDEFTSATPCELTSQRGYVIYSSLGSFFIPLIIMTIVYIEIFVATRRRLRERAKANKMNTIALKTTEVETINASNVPAGNSSTSSKARALSSLCASWLCCGRDRANFATPMIQNDQESISSETHAQQEPNNEQQQQQQTQSQQQHVVVLVKKSRRAKIKDSIKHGKARSGRRSQSSSSACEPHGEQQLLPQGGNSSNNTAVKSDAEISTESGSDPKGCIQVCVTQAEEQTSLKLTPPQSSTGPTSATSLQKKPSTVNQFIEEKQKISLSKERRAARTLGIIMGVFVICWLPFFLMYVILPFCQSCCPSDKFKNFITWLGYINSGLNPVIYTIFNLDYRRAFKRLLGMK; translated from the exons ATGCCATCGGCAGATCAAATCTTGTTTATAAATGTCACCACAACGGTGGCCGCGGCAGCGTTGACAGCAGCCGCTGCCGTCAACAGTCCGCCCGAGGCATCCACAGTGGCAGCAAGGGCAGCTGCCGCAACAGGCAACGGACGCagtgcagcagaagcagcatctgtggagacagcagcaacatcgccaacagcaacagcaacgacaacagttgctgccgcACTGGCAGCCAATTTATCGGGTTCGCTGGTCGACAGCCTAACAAcatcaacgacaacagcaacaacaaccgcagccACAATTGTCGAGTCAACGCAAGAATGCGGCGCCACAGCAATGGAAGAGTTCCAGGGCAGTATTTTGGGATTGCAACTGGCAGTGCCCGAATGGGAGGCACTGCTCACAGCCCTGGTGCTGTCCATCATCATAGTGCTGACCATAATTGGCAACATTCTTGTGATATTGAGCGTCTTCACCTACAAACCCTTGCGTATTGTGCAAAACTTTTTCATCGTCTCGCTGGCAGTGGCCGATCTAACTGTCGCTCTGCTGGTCTTGCCATTTAATGTGGCCTACTCGATACTGGGTCGCTGGGAGTTTGGCATACATTTGTGCAAGCTGTGGCTCACCTGTGATGTGCTCTGCTGCACTTCATCCATCTTGAATTTGTGCGCCATTGCATTGGATCGCTATTGGGCCATCACGGATCCCATTAACTATGCTCAGAAGCGAACAGTGGGACGGGTGCTGCTCTTGATTTCCGGCGTCtggttgctgtcgctgctcaTCAGCAGTCCGCCATTGATTGGCTGGAATGATTGGCCCGATGAGTTCACCAGCGCCACGCCGTGTGAGCTTACCTCACAGCGTGGCTACGTCATCTATTCGTCGCTGGGCTCGTTCTTTATACCGCTGATCATTATGACCATTGTGTACATCGAGATATTTGTGGCCACGAGACGTCGTTTAAGGGAACGTGCCAAggccaacaaaatgaataCGATTGCCCTGAAGACCACCGAGGTGGAGACGATCAATGCCAGCAATGTTCCTGCCGGCAATAGTTCAACTAGCTCCAAGGCTCGTGCTCTGAGCAGTCTTTGCGCCAGCTGGCTGTGTTGTGGTCGGGATCGTGCCAactttgccacgcccatgATACAAAACGATCAGGAGAGCATCAGCAGCGAGACACATGCACAGCAGGAGCCCAACaatgagcaacagcagcaacagcagacgcagtcgcagcaacaacatgttgTTGTCCTGGTGAAAAAGTCACGACGCGCCAAGATCAAGGATTCGATTAAGCACGGCAAGGCGCGCTCGGGCCGCAGATCGCAGTCCTCGTCGTCGGCCTGTGAGCCACATGgtgagcaacagttgctgccccaaggcggcaacagcagcaacaacactgcCGTCAAATCCGACGCAGAGATCAGCACTGAAAGCGGCAGTGATCCCAAAGGTTGTATACAG GTTTGTGTGACACAAGCCGAGGAGCAGACATCGTTGAAACTAACACCGCCACAGTCATCGACTGGCCCCACGTCGGCAACATCGCTGCAAAAGAAACCGAGCACCGTGAATCAGTTCATCGAGGAGAAGCAAAAGATCTCGCTGTCCAAGGAGCGAAGAGCAGCTCGAACTTTGGGCATCATAATGGGTGTATTTGTCATCTGCTGGCTGCCATTTTTTCTCATGTACGtgattttgccattttgccagAGCTGCTGTCCATCCGACaagtttaagaattttatCACCTGGTTGGGATATATTAATTCGGGTCTAAATCCGGTTATTTATACGATATTCAATTTGGATTATAGACGCGCATTTAAAAGACTATTGGGCATGAAGTGA